Proteins from a single region of Felis catus isolate Fca126 chromosome B4, F.catus_Fca126_mat1.0, whole genome shotgun sequence:
- the RAP1B gene encoding ras-related protein Rap-1b → MREYKLVVLGSGGVGKSALTVQFVQGIFVEKYDPTIEDSYRKQVEVDAQQCMLEILDTAGTEQFTAMRDLYMKNGQGFALVYSITAQSTFNDLQDLREQILRVKDTDDVPMILVGNKCDLEDERVVGKEQGQNLARQWNNCAFLESSAKSKINVNEIFYDLVRQINRKTPVPGKTRKKSTCQLL, encoded by the exons ATGCGTGAGTATAAGCTAGTTGTTCTTGGCTCAGGAGGCGTTGGAAAATCTGCTCTG actgTACAGTTTGTTCAAggaatttttgttgaaaaatatgaTCCTACGATAGAAGATTCTTATAGAAAG CAAGTTGAAGTAGATGCACAACAGTGTATGCTTGAAATCTTGGATACTGCAGGAACG GAACAATTTACCGCAATGAGGGATTTATACATGAAAAACGGACAAGGCTTTGCATTAGTTTATTCCATCACAGCACAGTCCACATTTAATGATTTACAAGATCTGAGAGAGCAAATTCTTCGAGTTAAAGACACTGATGAT gtTCCAATGATTCTGGTTGGTAATAAGTGTGACTTGGAAGATGAAAGAGTTGTAGGAAAGGAACAAGGTCAAAATCTAGCAAGACAATGGAACAATTGTGCATTCTTAGAATCCTCcgcaaaatcaaaaataaatgttaatgag ATCTTTTATGACCTAGTGCGGCAAATTAACAGAAAAACTCCAGTGCCTGGGAAGACCCGCAAAAAGTCAACATGTCAGCTGctttaa